One region of Chanodichthys erythropterus isolate Z2021 chromosome 24, ASM2448905v1, whole genome shotgun sequence genomic DNA includes:
- the si:ch211-194m7.8 gene encoding olfactomedin-4: MLSYLLVLTVTATVQAQRITGEQKDGSCVCELSSSLWAFPTVKFEGVAKQVQTCENNLEKFQTKVKNRNVQLPKMERALKDITARLKPFEYLNTNGLYNALHLQQLMKEVDEIYYTASDAHKKSPSKETNDLLKELTNAKKEIQKMYKSDVFNLETMKTRLRYLNNRAQTCKTIPEDFRSTCHQRIMSNISSPVVTKLNSIHSSYISGAWGRDAKLNSKEVYWEHCLVSGNKHGNTIRVYNSYEDFMASKNYKDEYIASSYSHTNAVQGSGTILYDNTVFYQCYSTAAICSFNIATKATKRVKLDGAGINNKFPFCYYSCRDWTDIDLEADQDAVWVIYATEENHGNIVVSRLDPLELNITHTWKTHLFKRSVTSTFMVCGVLYATRFVSTYQEEVFYAFDTTTGQEINTLSLPFEKVSAGIANLNYNPVDRRLYMYNDGYLLAYNTFN, translated from the exons ATGCTCTCCTACTTGTTGGTCCTCACAGTCACA GCGACTGTCCAGGCTCAGAGAATTACAGGTGAACAGAAGGATGgttcctgtgtgtgtgaattaaGCAGCTCTCTCTGGGCTTTCCCCACTGTGAAGTTCGAGGGAGTCGCAAAACAAGTCCAGACCTGTGAGAACAACCTTGAAAAGTTTCAGACAAAG GTGAAGAACAGAAATGTACAACTGCCAAAGATGGAACGCGCTCTTAAGGACATCACAGCCCGCCTGAAACCGTTCGAGTATCTGAACACAAACGGCCTGTACAACGCCCTTCACCTGCAACAGCTGATGAAGGAAGTTGACGAAATCTATTATACTGCCAGTGATGCTCACAAGAAAAGCCCCAGCAAAGAGACCAATGACCTTCTGAAAGAG TTGACTAATGCAAAGAAGGAGAtccagaaaatgtacaaaagcGATGTCTTCAATCTAGAGACAATGAAAACGAGGCTACGCTACCTCAACAACAGAGCACAGACCTGCAAAACTATACCTGAAGACTTCAGAA GCACTTGTCATCAGCGTATTATGTCCAACATAAGTTCTCCAGTTGTCACCAAGCTCAATTCCATCCACAGTTCTTATATCTCAGGTGCTTGGGGTAGGGATGCCAAACTGAACAGCAAGGAAGTTTATTGGGAACACTGTCTGGTGAGTGGAAACAAGCACGGAAACACAATCAGGGTGTACAACTCGTACGAAGATTTCATGGCCAGCAAGAACTACAAGGATGAATACATAGCATCATCCTACAGCCACACAAATGCTGTTCAGGGCTCTGGCACTATACTGTACGACAATACCGTATTTTACCAATGCTACAGCACCGCTGCAATCTGCAGCTTCAACATTGCGACAAAAGCAACCAAGCGTGTCAAACTGGATGGTGCCGGAATCAACAACAAGTTCCCTTTCTGCTACTACAGCTGCCGTGACTGGACAGACATCGACCTGGAAGCTGATCAAGACGCTGTGTGGGTGATATATGCCACAGAGGAGAACCACGGCAACATTGTTGTGAGCCGCTTAGATCCGCTGGAGCTCAATATCACACATACCTGGAAGACACATCTCTTTAAGAGGTCTGTCACCAGCACGTTTATGGTGTGCGGGGTCCTGTACGCTACACGCTTTGTTAGCACTTACCAAGAAGAGGTGTTTTATGCTTTCGATACAACCACTGGCCAAGAGATAAACACTCTTTCTTTGCCTTTTGAGAAGGTTTCTGCTGGAATAGCCAATCTCAACTACAATCCTGTTGATAGGAGACTTTACATGTATAATGATGGTTATCTGTTAGCATATAACACCTTCAACTGA
- the si:ch211-194m7.5 gene encoding olfactomedin-4 encodes MSQSNIFIFFILIPLTFPQVITQSAKGKDCVCDLKNSDPVFPMNKLKKVETDALQCTGTITSEKMTELDRLVLGLQQRIKQLEDNVVMLEKEDNKNIYGAVSLRIIELEIAEIQDLVDKLNRTTKNYQHLSVQTAAQLEDMKDTMAELEKFDNMLVIKKDRENQRIKRELEQCKEEIKATAPPPTLPPARCGLGRLVSVAGPRTYSLTVYSTSYPYGAWGRDAKPAPGDENKYWLVVLSSSNVYGHFVRQYGTLSTLLLGIGPKDTYISSSNPTTNTIQGSNMVMYGNMLYYNCYYTYSVCQFNMTTRAVSTVALPKDAGYNNKFPFAHLGTTYIYTDMDFATDEFGVYVIYASTSNFGNIIISKLETSNPPALNQTWSTSLHKRTVTNTFMVCGVLYATRYVDKDTEEIFYSYDTKTKVERYDLKINIKKMQTNIEFLNYDPRDHLLYVYSDAYILTYELIFQ; translated from the exons ATGAGTCAGTCtaatatattcattttttttatcctcattCCTCTAACTTTCCCTCAG GTCATCACACAGTCAGCGAAAGGGAAGGACTGCGTGTGCGATCTAAAAAATTCAGATCCCGTTTTCCCTATGAATAAACTAAAGAAAGTAGAGACCGATGCCTTACAATGCACTGGGACCATCACTTCAGAAAAG ATGACAGAATTAGACAGACTTGTGCTGGGTCTACAACAACGCATCAAGCAGCTGGAGGACAACGTGGTCATGCTAGAAAAGGAGGATAACAAGAATATTTATGGGGCCGTGTCTCTGCGCATCATTGAGTTAGAGATTGCCGAGATTCAGGACCTCGTCGACAAACTCAACAGGACCACCAAAAATTACCAGCATCTCAGTGTACAGACTGCAGCTCAG cTTGAGGATATGAAAGACACAATGGCGGAGCTGGAGAAGTTCGACAACATGCTGGTGATAAAGAAAGATCGAGAGAACCAGCGCATTAAGAGGGAACTGGAACAGTGTAAAGAAGAGATCAAGGCCACGGCACCACCTCCTACACTTCCCCCAG CCCGCTGTGGTCTGGGCCGTTTGGTCAGTGTGGCAGGACCTAGAACGTATTCCCTCACGGTGTACAGCACCTCTTATCCTTACGGTGCTTGGGGTCGAGATGCAAAGCCGGCTCCAGGAGACGAGAACAAGTACTGGCTGGTGGTGCTGTCAAGCAGTAATGTGTATGGTCACTTTGTCCGCCAATACGGTACTTTGAGTACTCTTTTATTAGGTATAGGACCAAAAGATACTTATATATCAAGCTCCAACCCCACAACAAACACAATTCAGGGCTCAAACATGGTCATGTATGGTAATATGCTCTACTATAACTGTTACTACACATACTCCGTATGTCAGTTCAACATGACGACTCGTGCTGTCAGTACTGTGGCTTTACCTAAAGATGCAGGTTACAACAACAAGTTTCCTTTCGCACACCTCGGCACCACGTATATCTATACAGATATGGATTTTGCCACAGATGAATTTGGGGTTTATGTTATATACGCGTCCACAAGCAACTTCGGAAATATAATTATCAGTAAACTTGAGACTAGCAACCCGCCTGCTTTGAACCAAACATGGTCCACTTCTCTTCACAAAAGGACCGTCACAAACACCTTCATGGTGTGTGGTGTGCTTTATGCTACTCGTTACGTGGATAAAGATACAGAAGAGATTTTTTACTCTTATGACACCAAAACCAAAGTAGAGCGCTACGatttgaaaattaatattaagaAGATGCAGACTAATATTGAGTTTCTAAACTATGACCCCAGAGATCATCTGCTGTATGTCTACAGTGATGCCTACATTCTAACTTATGAGCTCATCTTTCAGTAA